One genomic segment of Microbacterium sp. ProA8 includes these proteins:
- a CDS encoding Gfo/Idh/MocA family oxidoreductase, producing the protein MTASTPPPVRMGVVGAGFMGRQHIAYIRAAPGAVLTAVADPAVQPAELGCPTYRSMAEMLDAEQLDAVIIANPNPLHVETAVEGLEAGVAVLLEKPVATSYAQSRRLVDAVERLQGRLLVGHHRRHHPAIARARAAIRDGELGKVVAVNGMWSARKEPEYFTEAPWHSEPGAGVTLINAVHDLDLLRHLCGEVAEIQAMHGSHARGLDVEDTVSMSLRFESGALGSLIASDAGVSPWGWDQATEESPAFPFLPDEVAYRIVGTRAALSVPNLAMYAYAPSVPADWHSPLSRTYLPYAPRGSFPAQLDHFVEVARGAAAPLVSADDASRTLALVEAASLAARTGRTVDVARFSSDAAEPAAGGERTDDGTA; encoded by the coding sequence GTGACCGCATCGACACCGCCACCGGTTCGCATGGGCGTGGTCGGCGCCGGGTTCATGGGGCGCCAGCACATCGCATACATCCGTGCCGCGCCGGGCGCCGTGTTGACGGCGGTCGCCGACCCCGCCGTGCAGCCGGCGGAGCTCGGATGCCCCACGTATCGGTCGATGGCGGAGATGCTGGATGCCGAGCAGCTCGACGCGGTGATCATCGCCAACCCCAACCCGCTGCATGTCGAGACGGCGGTCGAAGGCCTCGAGGCGGGCGTCGCGGTTCTTCTCGAGAAGCCGGTCGCCACCTCGTACGCGCAGTCGCGGCGGCTGGTGGACGCCGTCGAACGCCTGCAGGGACGTCTGCTCGTCGGTCATCACCGGCGTCATCACCCGGCGATCGCGCGGGCGCGCGCCGCGATCCGCGACGGGGAGCTCGGGAAGGTCGTCGCCGTGAACGGCATGTGGTCCGCGCGGAAGGAACCCGAGTACTTCACCGAGGCGCCGTGGCACAGCGAGCCGGGGGCGGGCGTCACCCTCATCAACGCCGTGCACGATCTGGACCTCCTGCGGCACCTGTGCGGGGAGGTCGCGGAGATCCAGGCGATGCACGGCTCGCACGCCCGCGGGCTCGACGTGGAGGACACGGTCTCGATGAGCCTCCGCTTCGAGAGCGGTGCCCTGGGCAGTCTGATCGCCTCCGACGCCGGCGTCTCGCCGTGGGGCTGGGACCAGGCCACGGAAGAATCGCCCGCCTTCCCGTTCCTCCCCGACGAAGTCGCCTACCGCATCGTCGGCACGCGCGCGGCGCTGTCGGTGCCGAACCTCGCGATGTACGCCTATGCACCGTCGGTGCCGGCGGATTGGCACTCGCCGCTCTCGCGCACCTACCTCCCGTACGCGCCGCGCGGATCCTTCCCCGCGCAGCTCGACCACTTCGTCGAGGTCGCCCGAGGCGCGGCGGCGCCCCTGGTGTCGGCGGACGATGCGTCGCGCACCCTCGCCCTGGTCGAAGCGGCGTCGCTCGCGGCGCGCACCGGCCGAACCGTGGACGTCGCGCGCTTCTCGTCCGATGCGGCGGAGCCGGCGGCGGGCGGTGAGCGGACCGATGACGGCACGGCATGA
- the dctP gene encoding TRAP transporter substrate-binding protein DctP: MSTARSKRRGMFAASALAATALVAAGCAGGGTPEGTDTESAAENEPVTLTVATSQNEETPNYYCGVELLKERLEEADIGFTVDLYPASQLGPDADRFPLVQAGDIDIDLQGASALSSTFEPIGVVDATYAFDDVDHAFQWIDEGSEDLFASFHESTGVNIVDGWFFGSRTFTTKDVEVTSPEDLDGVPIRFPNSPQFLANAEALGVTNPVSVAVEEVYSALQQGIAVGQENPIVATRSSSYDEILNTAVLNNHNVGIHWILVSDKTYEKMSEEQTALLEETIHEIRPENADCVDEATEEILDEYRANDAMTVIETEDIDMDAFITKSEDFFSEYFTGESLEAYEAIREMAG; the protein is encoded by the coding sequence ATGAGCACAGCCCGCTCGAAGCGCCGCGGCATGTTCGCCGCGTCAGCGCTCGCAGCAACCGCTCTCGTCGCCGCCGGCTGCGCCGGCGGCGGCACGCCCGAGGGCACGGACACCGAGTCCGCGGCGGAGAACGAACCCGTCACGCTCACCGTCGCGACCAGCCAGAACGAGGAGACGCCGAACTACTACTGCGGCGTCGAACTGCTCAAGGAACGGCTCGAGGAGGCCGACATCGGCTTCACGGTCGACCTGTACCCCGCGAGCCAGCTCGGCCCCGACGCCGACCGCTTCCCGCTGGTCCAGGCCGGAGACATCGACATCGACCTGCAGGGTGCGTCGGCGCTGAGCTCGACGTTCGAGCCGATCGGCGTCGTCGACGCGACCTACGCCTTCGACGACGTCGACCACGCGTTCCAGTGGATCGACGAAGGCTCGGAAGACCTGTTCGCGTCGTTCCACGAGTCGACCGGCGTCAACATCGTCGACGGCTGGTTCTTCGGCTCCCGCACCTTCACCACGAAGGACGTCGAGGTGACGAGCCCTGAAGATCTCGACGGCGTGCCGATCCGGTTCCCGAACTCGCCGCAGTTCCTCGCCAACGCCGAGGCGCTGGGCGTCACCAACCCGGTCTCGGTCGCGGTGGAGGAGGTCTACTCGGCGCTGCAGCAGGGCATCGCCGTCGGCCAGGAGAACCCGATCGTCGCGACGCGGTCGTCCAGCTACGACGAGATCCTCAACACCGCGGTGCTGAACAACCACAATGTCGGCATCCACTGGATCCTCGTCAGCGACAAGACGTACGAGAAGATGAGCGAAGAGCAGACCGCGCTGCTCGAGGAGACCATCCACGAGATCCGCCCCGAGAACGCCGACTGCGTCGACGAGGCGACCGAGGAGATCCTCGACGAGTACCGTGCCAACGACGCGATGACGGTCATCGAGACGGAGGACATCGACATGGATGCCTTCATCACCAAGTCGGAGGACTTCTTCAGCGAGTACTTCACCGGCGAGAGCCTGGAGGCCTACGAGGCCATCCGCGAGATGGCGGGCTGA
- a CDS encoding IclR family transcriptional regulator — protein MRTANWTDSVSVLDRVTAVFDAFGDDDHGLGVSELARRANLPKSTVSRIAADLVAQRFLDRDGELLHLGVRLFELGQTVPQPRMLRQLALPVMRELQDVTAQTVQLAVLDGSDIVLIAMLRQPSTESSSTGPSPAPSRARIGGREPAHATALGKCILAFSPPEVVARLAAGGWERRTPHTIVEQTALVRELADVRRSGVATEHEECALGTVAVASPILVPGEAPTAAICVAGPVAALQPDRVAAAVRAAAVTLSRRLTAEREH, from the coding sequence ACCGCGGTCTTCGACGCCTTCGGCGATGACGACCACGGGCTCGGCGTCTCGGAGCTGGCCCGGCGGGCGAATCTCCCCAAATCGACGGTGTCTCGGATCGCCGCCGACCTCGTGGCCCAGCGATTCCTCGACCGGGACGGCGAGCTGCTCCACCTCGGCGTCCGTCTCTTCGAACTCGGACAGACCGTGCCGCAGCCGCGCATGCTCCGCCAGCTCGCGCTCCCGGTGATGAGGGAGCTGCAGGACGTCACGGCGCAGACCGTGCAGCTGGCGGTGCTCGACGGATCGGACATCGTCCTCATCGCCATGCTGCGGCAGCCGTCCACGGAATCCTCGTCCACGGGGCCTTCTCCCGCGCCGTCGCGCGCCCGGATCGGCGGACGCGAGCCTGCGCATGCGACGGCGCTCGGAAAGTGCATCCTCGCGTTCTCGCCCCCGGAGGTGGTCGCGCGCCTCGCGGCAGGAGGGTGGGAGCGACGGACGCCGCACACGATCGTCGAGCAGACCGCGCTGGTGCGCGAACTCGCGGACGTGCGTCGCAGCGGTGTGGCGACCGAGCACGAGGAGTGCGCGCTGGGCACCGTCGCGGTCGCGAGCCCGATCCTCGTCCCGGGCGAGGCGCCGACCGCGGCGATCTGCGTGGCCGGCCCCGTCGCCGCGCTGCAGCCTGACCGTGTCGCCGCCGCCGTACGGGCCGCGGCCGTCACGCTGAGCCGCCGGCTGACGGCGGAGCGCGAGCACTGA